A genomic segment from Phragmites australis chromosome 6, lpPhrAust1.1, whole genome shotgun sequence encodes:
- the LOC133920592 gene encoding uncharacterized protein LOC133920592, with product MELRKGNIILLTNLNFEINLPINLLFCDRKRKPRQTTTRKERKKNTEEATEVTSNQTPTRIRSDVLASLANSPGPVTRRQLALVDSGTASKALPASLANSPGPVTRRQLVLSSQTPAASETASKALPASKKLTPRKVAKKKA from the exons ATGGAACTAAGAAAAGGTAATATAATTCTTTTAACCAATTTGAACTTTGAAATTAATCTACCAATAAATCTCCTTTTCTGTGATAGGAAGAGGAAGCCGAGGCAGACCACCacaaggaaagaaagaaagaagaacactGAGGAGGCCACTGAGGTTACCAGTAATCAGACACCAACAAGGATAAGATCTGATGTGCTGGCTAGTTTAGCCAACAGTCCAGGACCTGTTACCAGGAG GCAGCTGGCCCTTGTTGATTCTGGGACAGCAAGCAAGGCACTTCCAGCTAGCTTGGCCAACAGTCCAGGACCTGTTACTAGGAG GCAGCTGGTTCTTAGCTCCCAGACGCCAGCTGCTTCTGAGACAGCAAGCAAGGCACTTCCAGCTAGCAAGAAACTCACTCCAAGGAAAGTTGCCAAAAAGAAGGCCTGA